From Haemorhous mexicanus isolate bHaeMex1 chromosome 2, bHaeMex1.pri, whole genome shotgun sequence, the proteins below share one genomic window:
- the FHL2 gene encoding four and a half LIM domains protein 2, with product MTERFDCHYCKESLFGKKYILKEDSPYCVKCYENLYSNTCEECKKPIGADCKDLSYKDRHWHETCFHCFQCKNSLVDKPFAAKEEHLLCTDCYSNEYSSKCNECKKTIMPGTRKMEYKGNSWHETCFICYHCQQPIGTKSFIPKDNQNFCVPCYEKQFAMQCVQCKKAITTGGVTYREQPWHKECFVCTACKKQLSGQRFTSRDEFAYCLSCFCNLYAKKCAGCTNPISGLGGTKYISFEERQWHNDCFNCKKCSLSLVGRGFLTERDDILCPECGKDI from the exons ATGACTGAACGCTTTGATTGCCACTACTGCAAAGAGTCTCTTTTTGGTAAGAAGTACATCCTGAAGGAGGACAGCCCCTACTGTGTGAAATGTTATGAAAATCTTTATTCCAACACCTGCGAGGAGTGCAAAAAACCTATTGGCGCTGACTGCAAG GATCTGTCTTATAAGGACCGCCACTGGCACGAAACCTGCTTCCACTGCTTCCAGTGCAAGAATTCCTTGGTGGACAAACCTTTTGCTGCAAAAGAGGAACATCTACTTTGTACTGACTGCTACTCCAATGAATACTCTTCCAAATGTAATGAGTGCAAGAAAACCATTATGCCAG GTACCCGGAAGATGGAATACAAGGGCAACAGCTGGCACGAGACCTGCTTTATCTGCTACCACTGCCAGCAGCCTATTGGGACAAAGAGCTTCATCCCCAAGGACAATCAAAACTTTTGTGTACCCTGCTATGAAAAGCAGTTTGCCATGCAATGTGTCCAGTGCAAGAAG GCTATCACCACAGGAGGCGTTACCTACCGGGAGCAACCATGGCATAAGGAGTGCTTTGTGTGTACTGCGTGCAAGAAGCAGTTGTCTGGACAGCGCTTTACCTCCAGGGATGAGTTTGCATACTGCTTGAGCTGCTTCTGCAACCTCTATGCCAAAAAGTGTGCTGGATGCACCAACCCAATCAGTG GACTCGGAGGAACCAAGTACATCTCTTTTGAAGAACGGCAGTGGCATAATGATTGCTTTAACTGTAAGAAGTGTTCCCTTTCATTGGTGGGTCGTGGCTTCCTCACAGAAAGGGATGACATCCTTTGTCCTGAATGTGGAAAGGATATTTAA